The proteins below come from a single Sphingomonas carotinifaciens genomic window:
- a CDS encoding ribbon-helix-helix protein, CopG family — MLGVRLDTELEERLAAVARTQGRSKSDIAREAVRRYVDLHDEAYRREARRQSERASRRDKAEDFALWNAMAAEDAA; from the coding sequence ATGCTCGGCGTCCGGTTGGATACGGAACTGGAAGAACGGCTGGCGGCCGTTGCGCGCACGCAGGGGCGCAGCAAGAGCGACATCGCGCGCGAGGCGGTGCGGCGCTATGTCGACCTGCACGACGAAGCGTATCGCCGGGAGGCACGCCGTCAGTCCGAGCGCGCGTCGCGGCGGGACAAGGCCGAGGATTTCGCGCTGTGGAACGCGATGGCGGCCGAGGACGCGGCATGA
- a CDS encoding type II toxin-antitoxin system PemK/MazF family toxin: MKISHGAIVLAGTGEEGGDHRPFLVVQSDLYNETHNTITLCPMTSVVGGEALFRVAFSPREHTGLTVECEVQCDKILSVPRGRIVKVLGHASPTRMEQVDQALRRWLML, translated from the coding sequence ATGAAGATCAGCCACGGCGCGATCGTGCTGGCAGGCACCGGCGAGGAGGGCGGCGATCACCGCCCGTTCCTGGTCGTCCAGTCCGACCTGTACAACGAGACGCACAACACCATCACCCTGTGCCCGATGACCAGCGTGGTGGGGGGCGAGGCGCTGTTCCGCGTCGCCTTCTCCCCGCGCGAGCATACCGGCCTCACCGTCGAGTGCGAGGTGCAGTGCGACAAGATCCTGTCGGTGCCGCGCGGGCGCATCGTCAAGGTGCTGGGCCATGCCTCGCCCACGCGGATGGAGCAGGTGGACCAGGCGCTGCGGCGCTGGCTGATGCTCTGA